A genomic window from Prunus persica cultivar Lovell chromosome G2, Prunus_persica_NCBIv2, whole genome shotgun sequence includes:
- the LOC18787208 gene encoding probable dolichyl pyrophosphate Glc1Man9GlcNAc2 alpha-1,3-glucosyltransferase, which produces MEEQTTPKLKKPPKPSKPITELWWFFAAAACVKLLLIPAYKSTDFEVHRHWLAITHSLPLSQWYFDETSPWTLDYPPFFAYFERFLSIFANLIDPQIVHVQKGLNYSSNTVLYFQRISVIFSDLCLLYGVYRLTRKLYSTRQKLMWVLVVWSPMLVILERLHFQYNGFFLGILLISLSYLEEGRDLMGGLVFAVLLCFKHLFAVAAPVYFVYLLWHYCWKGFVRGFWRLFILGAIVVAVFAVAYRPFIYHGQVISMALTVCL; this is translated from the coding sequence ATGGAAGAACAAACCACCCCGAAACTGAAAAAACCTCCAAAACCCAGCAAGCCCATTACAGAGCTATGGTGGTTTTTCGCCGCAGCCGCCTGCGTAAAGCTGCTACTGATCCCAGCCTACAAAAGCACAGACTTTGAGGTCCATCGCCACTGGCTTGCTATAACCCactctctgcctctctctcaatgGTACTTTGACGAGACCAGCCCTTGGACCCTTGACTACCCTCCATTCTTTGCCTACTTTGAGCGCTTCCTATCCATTTTTGCCAATCTCATTGACCCACAAATTGTTCACGTCCAAAAGGGCTTGAATTACAGCTCAAACACAGTGCTTTATTTCCAAAGAATCTCTGTTATCTTCTCGGATTTGTGTCTTTTGTACGGGGTTTATAGATTGACTAGGAAGTTGTATTCAACGAGGCAAAAACTGATGTGGGTACTGGTGGTTTGGTCTCCAATGCTTGTGATTCTGGAACGTTTGCATTTTCAGTACAATGGATTTTTCCTTGGGATTTTGTTGATTTCGCTTTCTTATTTGGAGGAAGGGAGGGACTTGATGGGTGGACTGGTTTTTGCCGTGTTGTTGTGTTTCAAGCATTTGTTTGCTGTGGCGGCACCAGTTTATTTTGTCTACTTGTTGTGGCATTATTGCTGGAAAGGATTTGTGAGAGGTTTCTGGCGGCTTTTCATTTTGGGAGCTATTGTTGTGGCTGTTTTTGCAGTGGCTTATAGACCCTTTATCTATCATGGACAAGTAATCTCTATGGCTTTGACAGTTTGTCTTTAG